Proteins encoded in a region of the Raphanus sativus cultivar WK10039 chromosome 8, ASM80110v3, whole genome shotgun sequence genome:
- the LOC108822591 gene encoding putative UDP-glucuronate:xylan alpha-glucuronosyltransferase 5: MKLRNKNSSRRFFMFYLMLTSVSFLGLVLRFKPLFLLNPTISSPSIIEIHYSLPAVPVNRSPRWLRLIKNYLPDKKRIRVGLLNIAENEQESYEATGTSILENVHVLLDPLPKNLTWESLFPVWIDEDHTWNTPMCPEVPLPQVEGTAADMDVVVVKMPCDGFSESKGLRDVFRLQVNLAAAKLVVESGRRNVDRTVHVVFIGSCEPMHEIFRCDERVRRVGEYWVYKPNLMKLKQKLLMPVGSCQIALDQEAWRQQKNVSLSSTTTLSSLPAQRVAYVTLLHSSESYVCGAIALAQSIRQSGSRHDMILLHDDSITNKSRIGLSLAGWKLRRIERVRSPFSEKDSYNEWNYSKLRVWQVTDYDKLVFIDADFIIAKNVDYLFFYPQLSAAGNNRVLFNSGVMVLEPSACLFEELMQQSFKIKSYNGGDQGFLNEYFVWWHRLSKRVNTMKYFGEETKIGPKRNLPDNLEGIHYLGIKPWICYRDYDCNWDLTTRRVYASESVNKKWWKVYDKMPKKLQRYCGLTSKMDKNIEKWRKATRVKGFPEKHWRVQVRDPRKKNLVD, translated from the exons ATGAAgttaagaaacaaaaactcgAGCAGGagatttttcatgttttatctAATGCTAACATCAGTATCGTTTTTGGGTTTGGTCTTAAGATTTAAACCTCTGTTTCTACTCAATCCCACGATCAGTTCCCCTTCGATAATCGAGATTCATTATTCTTTACCGGCTGTGCCGGTTAACCGTAGCCCAAGATGGCTACGACTCATCAAGAACTATCTTCCGGATAAAAAAAGGATCCGAGTGGGTCTTCTCAACATCGCCGAAAACGAGCAAGAGAGCTACGAGGCAACCGGGACGTCGATTCTTGAGAATGTCCACGTCTTGCTCGACCCTCTCCCGAAGAATCTGACGTGGGAGAGTTTATTTCCAGTCTGGATCGACGAAGATCACACGTGGAACACGCCGATGTGCCCCGAGGTCCCTCTCCCTCAAGTGGAGGGTACCGCGGCTGATATGGACGTGGTCGTTGTAAAAATGCCGTGTGATGGTTTCTCCGAGAGTAAAGGACTGAGAGACGTGTTCAGGCTACAGGTGAATCTTGCGGCAGCAAAGTTGGTGGTGGAGAGTGGGCGGAGGAACGTTGACCGGACGGTCCACGTTGTCTTCATCGGGTCATGTGAGCCCATGCATGAGATCTTTAGGTGTGATGAACGCGTGAGGCGCGTGGGGGAATATTGGGTGTATAAGCCTAATCTAATGAAGTTGAAGCAAAAGCTTCTCATGCCTGTTGGCTCTTGTCAGATTGCACTAG ATCAAGAAGCATGGAGACAACAGAAGAACGTAAGTCTCTCATCAACAACCACATTATCATCATTACCTGCCCAACGTGTCGCCTACGTGACGTTGCTCCACTCCTCTGAGAGCTACGTTTGCGGAGCCATAGCTCTAGCACAAAGCATAAGACAATCTGGCTCGAGGCATGACATGATACTCCTCCACGACGACTCCATAACCAACAAATCCCGCATTGGCTTAAGCCTTGCCGGCTGGAAACTACGGCGTATAGAGAGAGTCCGTAGCCCTTTCTCCGAGAAAGATTCTTACAATGAGTGGAACTACAGTAAGTTACGTGTATGGCAAGTAACAGATTATGATAAGCTAGTGTTCATAGACGCAGACTTCATCATCGCCAAGAATGTTGATTATCTTTTCTTCTATCCTCAACTTTCGGCCGCTGGCAACAACAGAGTCTTGTTCAACTCTGGAGTCATG gtTCTGGAGCCATCTGCTTGTCTGTTCGAGGAACTGATGCAACAATCGTTCAAGATCAAGTCTTACAACGGAGGAGACCAAGGATTCCTCAACGAATACTTCGTGTGGTGGCATAGGTTATCGAAACGTGTAAACACGATGAAGTACTTCGGTGAAGAAACCAAGATAGGTCCAAAACGCAACCTCCCGGACAACTTAGAAGGGATACACTACTTGGGGATAAAGCCATGGATATGTTACAGAGACTACGATTGTAACTGGGACTTGACAACGCGGCGTGTGTACGCAAGCGAGTCTGTGAACAAGAAATGGTGGAAAGTGTACGACAAGATGCCTAAGAAGCTGCAACGTTATTGTGGTTTGACTAGTAAGATGGATAAGAACATTGAGAAGTGGAGGAAAGCCACAAGGGTTAAGGGTTTTCCTGAAAAGCATTGGAGAGTTCAAGTGAGAGATCCAAGGAAGAAGAACCTTGTTGATTAA